One stretch of Saccharopolyspora erythraea DNA includes these proteins:
- a CDS encoding citrate synthase, with protein sequence MPDDATTKRTVALRYDGGEHEMQVTQPTEGAPGVDLGKLLAQTGLVTLDPGFVNTAACTSDITYIDGDAGILRYRGYPIEELAAKSNFIEVSYLLIYGELPTQQQYEDFAERIRRHTLLHEDLKQFFDGFPRDAHPMPVLSSAVSALSTFYQDSLNPFDANQVELSTVRLLAKLPTIAAYAYKKSVGQPFLYPDNSLGLVENFLRMTFGFPAEPYEVDPTLTRALDLLFILHADHEQNCSTSTVRMVGSSEANLFASISAGINALFGPLHGGANSAVLEMLEGIHRNGGDVDSFVNRVKNKEPGVKLMGFGHRVYKNYDPRAAIIKKTADEVLGKLSANDPLLDIALKLEEKALADDYFVERKLYPNVDFYTGLIYKAMGFPTKFFTVLFALGRLPGWIAHWREMLEDPARKISRPRQVYTGEAERAYTPIAQR encoded by the coding sequence ATGCCCGACGACGCGACCACCAAACGTACCGTCGCGCTGCGCTACGACGGCGGCGAGCATGAAATGCAGGTGACGCAGCCAACCGAGGGCGCGCCTGGTGTGGATCTCGGCAAGCTGCTGGCCCAGACCGGTTTGGTGACGTTGGATCCGGGATTCGTCAATACGGCGGCCTGCACCTCCGACATCACCTACATCGACGGTGACGCCGGCATCCTGCGCTACCGCGGTTACCCGATCGAGGAGCTCGCGGCGAAGTCGAACTTCATCGAGGTTTCCTACCTGCTGATCTACGGCGAGCTGCCGACCCAGCAGCAGTACGAGGACTTCGCCGAGCGCATCCGCAGGCACACCCTGCTGCACGAGGACCTCAAGCAGTTCTTCGACGGCTTCCCGCGCGACGCGCACCCGATGCCCGTGCTGTCCTCGGCGGTCTCGGCGCTGTCCACCTTCTACCAGGACAGCCTCAACCCGTTCGACGCCAACCAGGTCGAGCTGTCCACGGTCCGGCTGCTGGCCAAGCTGCCGACCATCGCGGCCTACGCCTACAAGAAGTCCGTGGGCCAGCCGTTCCTCTACCCGGACAACTCGCTCGGGCTGGTGGAGAACTTCCTGCGGATGACCTTCGGCTTCCCGGCCGAGCCCTACGAGGTCGACCCGACGCTGACCCGCGCCCTCGACCTGCTGTTCATCCTGCACGCCGACCACGAGCAGAACTGCTCGACCTCGACCGTGCGGATGGTCGGCTCCTCGGAGGCCAACCTGTTCGCCAGCATCTCGGCGGGCATCAACGCCCTGTTCGGCCCGCTGCACGGCGGCGCCAACAGCGCGGTGCTGGAGATGCTGGAGGGCATCCACCGCAACGGCGGTGACGTCGACTCGTTCGTCAACCGCGTCAAGAACAAGGAGCCCGGCGTCAAGCTGATGGGCTTCGGGCATCGGGTCTACAAGAACTACGACCCGCGCGCGGCGATCATCAAGAAGACCGCCGACGAGGTGCTCGGCAAGCTCAGCGCGAACGACCCGCTGCTGGACATCGCGCTCAAGCTGGAGGAGAAGGCGCTGGCCGACGACTACTTCGTCGAGCGCAAGCTCTACCCGAACGTCGACTTCTACACCGGCCTGATCTACAAGGCGATGGGCTTCCCGACGAAGTTCTTCACCGTGCTGTTCGCGCTCGGCCGCCTGCCCGGCTGGATCGCGCACTGGCGGGAGATGCTCGAGGACCCGGCCCGCAAGATCAGCCGGCCGCGCCAGGTCTACACCGGCGAGGCGGAGCGGGCCTACACGCCGATCGCTCAGCGCTGA
- a CDS encoding TylF/MycF family methyltransferase codes for MSAAGLSRPDARERAGSPDANGARYLELMKRVLTNVIYEDVTHRLDHANAGGNPRFDAERRRNGLDWPSVAHTMIGRKRLDNLHECLERVVADDVPGDLAETGVWRGGSCIFMRAFLAAHGITGRQVWVADSFEGMPDTDGSANELDRELALHRMNEVLGIPLEVVRDNFRRYGLLDEQVRFLPGWFADTLPDAPVSELAVLRLDGDLYESTMDALVHLYPRLSRGGFVIVDDYALPPCRAAVREFRRVNGIHEPVEWIDYMGVYWRREC; via the coding sequence ATGAGCGCCGCCGGGCTCTCGCGGCCGGACGCGCGGGAGCGGGCGGGGTCGCCGGACGCCAACGGCGCGCGGTACCTGGAGCTGATGAAGAGGGTCCTCACCAACGTCATCTACGAGGACGTCACCCACCGGCTCGACCACGCCAACGCGGGCGGCAACCCCCGCTTCGACGCGGAACGCCGCCGCAACGGCCTGGACTGGCCGTCGGTCGCCCACACCATGATCGGGCGCAAGCGGCTGGACAACCTGCACGAATGCCTGGAGCGGGTGGTCGCCGACGACGTGCCCGGCGACCTCGCCGAGACCGGGGTTTGGCGGGGCGGCTCGTGCATCTTCATGCGGGCCTTCCTCGCCGCGCACGGCATCACCGGCCGCCAGGTGTGGGTGGCCGACTCCTTCGAGGGGATGCCCGACACCGACGGCAGCGCCAACGAGCTCGACCGGGAGCTCGCGCTGCACCGGATGAACGAGGTGCTCGGAATCCCGCTGGAGGTGGTGCGGGACAACTTCCGGCGCTACGGACTGCTCGACGAGCAGGTGCGGTTCCTGCCCGGCTGGTTCGCCGACACCCTGCCGGACGCCCCGGTCTCCGAGCTCGCGGTCCTCCGGCTCGACGGCGACCTCTACGAGTCGACGATGGACGCCCTGGTGCACCTCTACCCCAGGCTCTCCCGGGGCGGCTTCGTCATCGTCGACGACTACGCCCTGCCGCCGTGCCGCGCCGCGGTGCGCGAGTTCCGCCGGGTCAACGGCATCCACGAACCCGTCGAGTGGATCGACTACATGGGCGTCTACTGGCGTCGCGAGTGCTGA
- a CDS encoding cytochrome P450 family protein, whose translation MTSPGGGRADTTRKDPAVQPDQSRTTPPESRHGPAAACPHVAVHRDERPGGLVTWQISAFPEARAALGDSRLSKDSRRLGEALRAGGRSMFAEYGDNLLDNLLNCDPPDHTRLRGLVGKAFSPATIDRLRPATQRLADELVASMLPAGQADLLPQFAYPFTFGVIARVLGLPPDSYRIFQRWTESMTAPREQGTDRMVAAQHLGEHVTELVRRSREWLASAPAETLLDELVSVRDDGDRLSENELVATVLLLIIAGHETTVNLIGNGVHALLQHPDQLALLRDRPELIDGAVEELLRFQPPISKTTLRVTTTDIEVTGTEIPAGSIVNVLVPAANRDQRQFPDADRLDITRPPSAHLSFGHGIHYCLGAPLARMEGRIAIRALLRGLPGLRLAEPAAEIPWRASNILRGLQRLPVRFDPAGEEVCDRSRAGAARVHA comes from the coding sequence ATGACCAGCCCCGGCGGAGGACGAGCCGACACCACCAGAAAGGACCCCGCAGTGCAGCCCGACCAGTCCCGGACCACCCCGCCCGAGTCCCGCCACGGCCCCGCGGCTGCCTGCCCGCACGTCGCGGTGCACCGCGACGAACGCCCCGGCGGCCTGGTGACCTGGCAGATCAGCGCGTTCCCCGAGGCGCGGGCCGCACTCGGGGACAGCAGGCTGAGCAAGGACTCCCGGCGGCTGGGCGAGGCGCTGCGCGCGGGCGGCAGGTCGATGTTCGCCGAGTACGGCGACAACCTGCTCGACAACCTCCTCAACTGCGACCCGCCTGACCACACCAGGCTGCGCGGGCTGGTGGGCAAGGCGTTCTCGCCGGCCACCATCGACCGGCTGCGCCCCGCCACCCAGCGGCTCGCCGACGAGCTGGTCGCCTCGATGCTGCCCGCGGGCCAAGCCGACCTGCTCCCGCAGTTCGCCTACCCCTTCACGTTCGGTGTGATCGCGCGCGTCCTCGGCCTCCCGCCCGACTCCTACCGGATCTTCCAGCGCTGGACCGAGTCGATGACCGCGCCGCGCGAGCAGGGCACCGACCGCATGGTCGCCGCGCAGCACCTGGGCGAGCACGTGACCGAGCTGGTGCGGCGCAGCCGGGAGTGGCTGGCCAGCGCACCGGCCGAGACGCTGCTCGACGAGCTGGTCAGCGTCCGCGACGACGGCGACCGGCTGTCGGAGAACGAGCTCGTCGCCACCGTGCTGCTGCTGATCATCGCCGGCCACGAGACCACGGTGAACCTGATCGGCAACGGCGTGCACGCGCTGCTCCAGCACCCCGACCAGCTCGCCCTGCTCCGCGACCGCCCGGAGCTGATCGACGGCGCGGTGGAGGAACTGCTGCGGTTCCAACCGCCGATCAGCAAGACGACGCTGCGCGTCACGACGACCGACATCGAGGTGACGGGCACCGAGATCCCGGCGGGCAGCATCGTCAACGTGCTGGTCCCGGCCGCCAACCGCGACCAGCGGCAGTTCCCCGATGCCGACCGGCTCGACATCACACGGCCCCCGTCGGCGCACCTGTCCTTCGGCCACGGCATCCACTACTGCCTCGGCGCGCCGCTGGCCCGGATGGAGGGCCGCATCGCCATCCGCGCGCTGCTGCGCGGGCTGCCCGGGCTGCGGCTCGCCGAACCCGCGGCGGAGATCCCCTGGCGCGCCAGCAACATCCTGCGCGGACTGCAACGCCTCCCGGTCCGCTTCGACCCGGCGGGCGAAGAGGTGTGCGACCGCAGCCGCGCCGGTGCCGCGCGGGTGCACGCATGA
- a CDS encoding nucleotide disphospho-sugar-binding domain-containing protein: MRVLLSSLPAAGHLYPLVPFAWALRCAGHDVLVAAPSDLVPEATATGLPVAAVSDGPIGLADLLERMKRVPWFGGDHAILGSLHDFATGADERSPLTDLVERTLPGTEALVRDWRPDVVLRDMADLTGVLACARTGVPFAEHWWGLAAPASARHELRRIFGDLFARFEARARPSRVLTIDPVPPSFQNADAPPVHRSRYVPYNGRAERPALPPRSGVPRLCITFGTLLAGEGVSGLAERVLDAAHRLGAEVVLAANEPPVDAHPALLAAGRLPLDQVLASCDALVHHGGSGTMLTALCHGLPQLVFPHQSDHFVNADRLRSLHLAAVLNARDDATRIERTLHAVLTDDGMRAGTCKIADEIAAQPAPADLVPLFEATVEDAAA, translated from the coding sequence ATGCGCGTGCTGCTGAGCAGCCTGCCCGCCGCGGGTCACCTGTACCCGCTCGTCCCGTTCGCGTGGGCGCTGCGCTGCGCCGGTCACGACGTGCTCGTCGCCGCACCGAGCGACCTCGTGCCGGAGGCGACCGCCACGGGTCTGCCGGTGGCGGCGGTGTCCGACGGGCCCATCGGCCTGGCGGACCTCCTGGAGCGGATGAAGCGGGTGCCGTGGTTCGGCGGCGACCACGCCATCCTCGGCTCGTTGCACGACTTCGCCACCGGCGCCGACGAGCGGTCCCCGCTCACCGACCTCGTCGAGCGGACCCTGCCCGGCACCGAGGCTCTGGTCCGCGACTGGCGCCCGGACGTGGTCCTGCGCGACATGGCCGACCTCACCGGCGTGCTCGCCTGCGCCCGCACCGGTGTGCCGTTCGCCGAGCACTGGTGGGGCCTGGCCGCGCCCGCCTCGGCGAGGCACGAGCTGCGCAGGATCTTCGGCGACCTCTTCGCCCGCTTCGAAGCCCGCGCGCGCCCCAGTCGCGTGCTCACGATCGACCCGGTACCGCCCAGCTTCCAGAACGCGGACGCGCCGCCCGTCCACCGCTCCCGCTACGTGCCCTACAACGGCCGCGCGGAGCGGCCCGCGCTGCCGCCGAGGTCGGGGGTTCCGCGGCTCTGCATCACCTTCGGCACGTTGCTGGCCGGGGAGGGCGTGTCCGGGCTGGCCGAGCGGGTCTTGGACGCGGCGCACCGGCTGGGCGCCGAGGTCGTGCTGGCCGCGAACGAACCGCCGGTCGACGCGCACCCGGCGTTGCTGGCCGCCGGGCGGCTGCCGCTCGACCAGGTGCTGGCGAGCTGCGACGCGCTGGTCCACCACGGCGGCTCCGGCACGATGCTCACCGCTCTGTGCCACGGGCTCCCGCAGCTCGTCTTCCCGCACCAGAGCGACCACTTCGTAAACGCCGACCGCCTGCGGTCGCTGCACCTGGCGGCGGTGCTCAACGCCCGGGACGACGCGACCCGCATCGAACGCACGCTGCACGCGGTGCTGACCGACGACGGCATGCGCGCCGGCACCTGCAAGATCGCCGACGAGATCGCCGCGCAGCCCGCTCCGGCCGACCTGGTGCCGCTGTTCGAGGCGACCGTCGAGGACGCGGCGGCATGA
- a CDS encoding class I SAM-dependent methyltransferase, which produces MHDQDHTDIAEHIILATRGRERELRRTTAEIGFHEVCRVLLDEVLFRCDVSNSEPVVVELEITDGATLVRYPIALVRGRRPTVADDPDHQPDARFSFDVVDLANELFGPRRPRGAAARRSELTYSSPFSDGRLDIDSARRMASVHRAISALAEACSGGSTSLNSLAIRYGTDKWGGLHWYTPHYERHFADLRDEPVRLLEIGIGGYDVDGFGGGSLKMWKRYFRRGLVHGLDIYDKSFLDSARIRTLCGDQNDPAYLTGIAEELGPFDIVVDDGSHVGEHQLTSFHALFPHIRPGGFYVIEDLYTSYWPEYGGTDAPVRGSGTALGLLTQLLDGLHYEERGDSGGVPLPGVDDRTVALHIYRNLAFIEKGVNAEGGIPLWTKTPSQSLAAATTR; this is translated from the coding sequence TTGCACGACCAGGACCACACGGATATCGCCGAGCACATCATTCTCGCCACCCGCGGACGGGAGCGGGAACTCCGCCGCACCACGGCCGAAATCGGTTTCCACGAGGTGTGCCGGGTACTTCTGGACGAAGTGCTTTTCCGGTGCGACGTCTCCAATTCCGAGCCCGTGGTGGTGGAGCTGGAAATCACCGACGGAGCCACGCTGGTGCGGTATCCGATCGCGCTGGTGCGGGGTCGCCGCCCGACGGTGGCCGACGACCCCGACCACCAGCCCGACGCGCGGTTCAGCTTCGACGTCGTCGACCTGGCGAACGAACTGTTCGGCCCGCGGCGCCCGCGCGGTGCAGCGGCCCGCCGCAGCGAGCTCACCTACTCCTCCCCGTTCTCCGACGGCAGGCTCGACATCGACTCGGCACGCCGGATGGCTTCGGTGCACCGCGCCATCAGCGCACTCGCCGAAGCCTGCTCCGGCGGCTCGACGAGCCTCAACTCGCTCGCGATCCGCTACGGCACCGACAAGTGGGGCGGCCTGCACTGGTACACCCCGCATTACGAACGGCACTTCGCAGACCTGCGCGACGAACCGGTGCGACTGCTGGAGATCGGGATCGGCGGTTACGACGTCGACGGCTTCGGCGGCGGATCGCTGAAGATGTGGAAGCGCTACTTCCGGCGGGGCCTGGTGCACGGGCTCGACATCTACGACAAGTCCTTTCTCGACAGCGCCCGCATCCGCACCCTGTGCGGCGACCAGAACGACCCCGCGTACCTGACCGGCATCGCCGAGGAACTGGGGCCGTTCGACATCGTCGTGGACGACGGCAGCCACGTCGGCGAGCACCAGCTCACCTCCTTCCACGCGCTGTTCCCGCACATCCGCCCCGGCGGCTTCTACGTCATAGAAGACCTCTACACCTCGTACTGGCCCGAATACGGCGGAACCGACGCGCCGGTGCGCGGTTCCGGAACCGCGCTCGGTCTGCTGACCCAGTTGCTCGACGGACTGCACTACGAGGAAAGAGGCGATTCCGGCGGGGTGCCGCTGCCCGGTGTGGACGACCGGACGGTGGCGCTGCACATCTACCGGAATCTCGCTTTCATCGAGAAGGGCGTGAACGCCGAAGGCGGGATCCCGCTCTGGACGAAGACGCCGAGCCAGTCCCTCGCCGCCGCCACGACCCGTTGA
- a CDS encoding ABC transporter permease has protein sequence MSAVWLVARREVVTRVRTRSFVVGTLVTIAILGLYVAVTMFVGANQTTKVGVAGQATAVAEQLRVVSDERGRAVEVLDVDDESAGLERLRDGELDALVTGAPDALRLVVEQQADPELAGALDTIAKQQALDAELAKSGLDPAAVRSTMDSAQVLVTSLEQPDPQRGERLGVAVAAGLMLYMFLIMAGQTVAQGVVEEKSSRVVEILLSTIRPGQLLTGKVIGIGLVGLLQFGIISGTGLAAAAGAGAVTLPSGALAGSLALTLAWFVLGYFFFATILAAAASLVSRQEELQSVVSPVSVLLVLPFVVAVSVLPGDPDSTTGAVLSLVPGFSPVLMPMRAALGVAAPWELVVSVVLTLVTTAALLRLGGRVYAGAVLRTGARVRLGDALRRS, from the coding sequence ATGAGCGCGGTGTGGCTGGTCGCCCGGCGCGAGGTCGTCACGCGGGTCCGGACGCGCTCCTTCGTCGTGGGCACGCTGGTCACGATCGCCATCCTCGGCCTCTACGTCGCGGTGACGATGTTCGTCGGCGCCAACCAGACGACCAAGGTCGGCGTGGCCGGGCAGGCCACCGCCGTCGCCGAGCAGCTGCGGGTGGTCTCCGACGAGCGCGGCAGGGCCGTGGAGGTCCTCGACGTCGACGACGAGTCCGCCGGCCTGGAGCGGCTGCGTGACGGTGAGCTGGACGCGCTGGTCACCGGTGCCCCCGACGCGCTGCGGCTGGTCGTCGAACAGCAGGCCGACCCGGAGCTGGCGGGCGCGCTGGACACCATCGCCAAGCAGCAGGCGCTGGATGCCGAGCTCGCCAAGTCCGGACTCGACCCGGCAGCGGTGCGCTCCACCATGGACAGTGCGCAGGTGCTGGTCACCAGCCTCGAACAGCCCGACCCGCAGCGGGGTGAGCGCCTCGGCGTCGCCGTGGCGGCCGGGCTGATGCTCTACATGTTCCTGATCATGGCCGGGCAGACGGTCGCGCAGGGCGTGGTCGAGGAGAAGTCCAGCCGGGTCGTGGAGATCCTGCTGTCCACCATCCGCCCTGGGCAGTTGCTGACCGGCAAGGTGATCGGCATCGGGCTGGTCGGCCTCCTGCAGTTCGGCATCATCTCCGGCACCGGCCTGGCCGCGGCGGCGGGCGCCGGGGCGGTCACGCTGCCGAGCGGCGCGCTGGCCGGTTCGCTGGCGCTGACGCTGGCGTGGTTCGTGCTCGGGTACTTCTTCTTCGCCACGATCCTGGCCGCGGCCGCATCGCTGGTGTCGCGCCAGGAGGAGTTGCAGAGCGTCGTGAGCCCGGTGAGCGTGCTGCTCGTGCTGCCGTTCGTCGTCGCGGTCTCGGTGCTGCCGGGCGACCCCGACAGCACCACAGGCGCTGTGCTGTCGCTGGTTCCCGGCTTCTCCCCGGTGCTCATGCCGATGCGCGCGGCGCTGGGCGTCGCCGCGCCGTGGGAGCTCGTCGTGTCGGTCGTGCTGACGCTGGTCACGACGGCCGCGCTGCTGCGGCTCGGCGGCCGGGTGTACGCCGGCGCCGTGCTGCGGACCGGCGCCCGGGTCCGCCTCGGAGACGCACTCCGGCGTTCCTGA
- a CDS encoding ABC transporter ATP-binding protein has product MLEVDSVSKRYGDVVALEGMTFSVHAGEMFGFVGSNGAGKTTTMRIALGVLAADSGEVRWNGMPLDLDARRRIGYMPEERGLYPKMRVADQLAYLGELHGMSRARAAEAAELWTGRLGLSERRDEEVQKLSLGNQQRVQLAAALVHDPEVLVLDEPFSGLDPVAVEVMSEVLRERCAAGVPVVFSSHQLDLVQRLCDRVGIVRDGRMVACGTVAELRDAGPPRLVVDGPDGGGAWARDLLGVRVVGVDHDRTTLELTDGTDDQDVLRAAVASGPVREFRRLRPTLTELFHNVVTEETR; this is encoded by the coding sequence GTGCTGGAGGTCGACAGCGTCTCCAAGCGCTACGGGGACGTCGTGGCGCTGGAGGGGATGACGTTCTCCGTGCACGCGGGCGAGATGTTCGGGTTCGTCGGCAGCAACGGGGCGGGCAAGACGACCACCATGCGGATCGCGCTCGGGGTGCTGGCCGCCGACTCCGGTGAGGTGCGGTGGAACGGGATGCCGCTGGACCTGGATGCGCGCCGCCGGATCGGCTACATGCCCGAGGAGCGGGGTCTTTACCCGAAGATGCGTGTCGCCGACCAGCTCGCCTATCTCGGTGAGCTGCACGGCATGTCCCGCGCGCGTGCCGCCGAGGCTGCCGAGTTGTGGACCGGGCGTCTCGGTCTGTCCGAGCGCCGCGACGAAGAGGTGCAGAAGCTCAGCCTCGGCAACCAGCAGCGGGTGCAGCTCGCGGCGGCGCTGGTGCACGACCCCGAGGTCCTGGTCCTCGACGAGCCGTTCTCCGGGCTCGACCCGGTGGCCGTGGAGGTGATGAGCGAGGTGCTGCGGGAGCGCTGCGCGGCCGGTGTGCCGGTGGTCTTCTCCAGTCACCAGCTCGACCTGGTCCAGCGGTTGTGCGACCGCGTCGGGATCGTCCGCGACGGCCGGATGGTCGCCTGCGGCACCGTCGCCGAGCTGCGCGATGCGGGTCCGCCGCGGCTGGTCGTCGACGGCCCGGACGGTGGTGGCGCGTGGGCGCGGGACCTGCTGGGCGTGCGGGTCGTGGGCGTCGACCACGACCGCACGACCCTGGAGCTGACCGACGGCACCGACGACCAGGACGTGCTCCGCGCCGCGGTGGCGTCCGGGCCGGTGCGGGAGTTCCGGCGGCTGCGGCCCACGCTGACCGAGCTGTTCCACAACGTCGTCACCGAGGAGACCCGATGA
- a CDS encoding glycerol-3-phosphate dehydrogenase/oxidase, with the protein MITTPLPAGSLRATSLNASRRAEELSAVADDELDVLVVGGGVTGTGVALDAAARGLSVALVEAEDLAWGNSRWSSKLVDGDLTSLTAGDVLTARESAVERGVLMTRTAPHLVRTMPQLIPLHESASRRAELLLTAGLRAGDALRRAARTPSSALPAPRRISAPEALALVPGLRAAGLRGGLLGFDGQLVDDARLVIALARTAAGFGARVLTRVRVTALHRDGADAVDERSGESLRIRARSVVNATGVWAGVLAPEVQLRAERSAHLVVDADAAGLAGTSLIAPLPNGGFLRFLPQPDGRAYLGTTGGETLDVPADLSVPGAHESDVDMLLSAVRDLLGTPLERTHVIGSFAALRAVAEGSGGSRLRRRMEPLARRHSVLTSPDGVVTVAGGRLTTYRRAAADAVDTAIEAAGMPAGPSRTTAVALVGAAGRHQLCDIEADARLVGKYGTEAVRVAALSELDPDLADTVAPGLTAAEVLWAVRHEGALDVDDVLDRRTRIGLDPQARAAARPSVAELVNRALEGVWA; encoded by the coding sequence TTGATCACCACGCCGCTGCCCGCCGGATCGTTGCGCGCCACCTCCCTCAACGCCTCGCGGCGCGCCGAGGAGCTGTCGGCGGTGGCTGACGACGAACTGGACGTTCTGGTGGTCGGCGGCGGCGTCACCGGCACCGGTGTCGCGCTCGACGCCGCGGCGCGCGGGCTGTCGGTGGCGCTGGTGGAGGCCGAGGACCTGGCCTGGGGGAACTCGCGCTGGTCCAGCAAGCTGGTCGACGGCGACCTGACGAGCCTGACCGCCGGCGACGTGCTGACCGCGCGGGAGAGCGCGGTCGAGCGCGGCGTGCTGATGACCCGCACCGCCCCGCACCTGGTCCGGACGATGCCGCAGCTGATCCCCCTGCACGAGTCGGCGTCCCGGCGGGCTGAGCTGCTGCTGACCGCCGGTCTGCGCGCCGGTGACGCATTGCGCCGCGCGGCGCGGACACCGTCGTCCGCGCTGCCTGCCCCTCGCCGCATCTCGGCCCCAGAGGCGCTGGCGCTCGTACCCGGGCTGCGCGCGGCCGGCCTTCGGGGCGGCCTGCTCGGTTTCGACGGCCAGCTCGTCGACGATGCCAGGCTGGTGATCGCGCTGGCCCGCACCGCCGCCGGGTTCGGCGCCCGCGTGCTCACCCGGGTCCGGGTGACCGCCTTGCACCGCGACGGCGCGGACGCGGTCGACGAGCGCTCCGGCGAGTCGCTGCGCATCCGGGCCCGTTCGGTGGTCAACGCGACCGGGGTATGGGCAGGCGTGCTCGCGCCGGAGGTGCAGTTGCGCGCCGAGCGCAGCGCGCACCTGGTGGTGGACGCCGACGCGGCCGGACTGGCCGGGACGTCGCTGATCGCGCCCTTGCCGAACGGCGGCTTCCTGCGGTTCCTGCCGCAGCCCGACGGCCGGGCCTACCTGGGCACCACCGGGGGCGAGACGCTCGATGTGCCTGCGGACCTGAGCGTGCCGGGGGCACACGAGTCCGATGTGGACATGCTGCTCTCCGCTGTCCGCGACCTCCTCGGCACACCGCTGGAACGCACGCACGTCATCGGCTCGTTCGCCGCGTTGCGCGCCGTGGCGGAGGGCTCCGGCGGATCGCGGCTGCGGCGGCGTATGGAACCGCTCGCTCGCAGGCACAGCGTGCTGACCTCGCCGGATGGAGTGGTGACCGTCGCAGGGGGCAGGCTCACGACCTACCGCAGAGCCGCCGCCGACGCCGTGGACACCGCCATCGAGGCCGCCGGCATGCCCGCCGGGCCCTCGCGGACCACGGCGGTGGCGTTGGTCGGGGCGGCCGGACGCCACCAGCTCTGCGACATCGAGGCCGACGCGCGGCTGGTCGGCAAGTACGGAACGGAAGCGGTCCGGGTGGCGGCGCTGTCGGAACTCGACCCCGACCTCGCCGACACCGTCGCACCCGGCCTGACCGCGGCGGAAGTGCTCTGGGCGGTCCGCCACGAAGGCGCCCTGGACGTCGACGACGTCCTCGACCGGCGAACCCGCATCGGCCTGGACCCGCAAGCACGCGCAGCCGCCCGGCCGTCGGTGGCGGAACTGGTCAACCGCGCGTTGGAAGGGGTTTGGGCGTAG
- a CDS encoding TetR/AcrR family transcriptional regulator: MASERHRSTSARRADLVRSAPIASTRVPEADEPGADRQRARSAEHLRRAPNRVGDAELLTAARECVLDLGVRRSTLAEIARRARVSRMTLYRRFPDVDSLVTALMTTEFAEILHHARAAEGTGSARNRLVNAMLRCVRLLRSAPLLRRVLETDAELLLPYLVEQLGSTQLAAERFLRDYLVQGHLDGSIRRADPAAQSRALLMTLQSFVVSTGPAEAGVDPGALVDELAHLLDAALRPEAPEAP; encoded by the coding sequence ATGGCGTCCGAGCGTCACAGGTCAACATCGGCTCGCCGGGCGGACCTCGTCCGGTCCGCGCCGATCGCGTCGACGCGGGTTCCCGAGGCGGACGAGCCCGGCGCCGACCGGCAGCGCGCCCGGAGCGCCGAGCACCTGCGCCGCGCGCCGAACCGCGTCGGGGACGCCGAGCTGCTGACCGCCGCCCGCGAGTGCGTGCTCGACCTCGGGGTGCGGCGCAGCACGCTCGCCGAGATCGCCCGCCGGGCCCGGGTCAGCCGGATGACCCTCTACCGCCGCTTCCCCGACGTCGACAGCCTGGTGACGGCGTTGATGACCACCGAGTTCGCCGAGATCCTGCACCACGCCCGGGCCGCGGAGGGCACCGGCAGCGCGCGAAACCGGCTGGTCAACGCGATGCTCCGCTGCGTGCGGCTGCTGCGTTCGGCGCCGCTGCTGCGCAGGGTCCTGGAGACCGACGCCGAGCTGCTGCTGCCCTACCTCGTCGAGCAGCTGGGGAGCACCCAGCTCGCCGCGGAGCGCTTCCTGCGGGACTACCTCGTGCAGGGCCACCTCGACGGCTCGATCCGGCGCGCGGACCCCGCCGCCCAGAGCCGGGCGCTGCTGATGACGTTGCAGTCGTTCGTCGTCTCGACCGGACCGGCGGAGGCGGGGGTCGACCCGGGCGCCCTGGTCGACGAGCTGGCGCACCTGCTCGACGCCGCGCTGCGGCCCGAAGCTCCGGAAGCGCCGTGA